The Nitrospinaceae bacterium genome window below encodes:
- a CDS encoding phosphate ABC transporter ATP-binding protein: MSDLLKVSNLSLSKGKEILKKVSFALSSGDFLLILGPSGCGKSSLLRCLNRLETISNGEVFLNGQNTRTMDTMELRRRVGMVFQTPALLPGSVKENISLSLRLRKQTLSNEDCESLIQNVGLSLDYLDRPVENLSIGEQQRVALAQTLANHPQVLMLDEPTSALDPTAVSTIERLIQSINREMKSAILWVTHDVTQAVRFNAPTLILVDGEIVAEGNIRELMASGQNEMLERFFKGTLNHDPEEKQQGDTDGK; encoded by the coding sequence GTGAGCGACCTGTTAAAGGTATCCAATTTATCCCTCTCAAAGGGCAAGGAAATTTTAAAGAAGGTTTCTTTTGCTCTGTCCAGCGGAGACTTCCTCTTGATATTGGGGCCGTCAGGATGCGGAAAGTCCTCGCTGTTAAGGTGTCTCAACCGTCTGGAAACGATATCCAACGGGGAGGTTTTCTTAAACGGCCAGAATACGCGGACGATGGACACGATGGAACTTCGCCGCCGGGTCGGAATGGTTTTTCAAACGCCGGCCCTGTTACCGGGTTCGGTGAAAGAAAATATTTCGTTGAGCCTGCGGTTGCGAAAACAAACTTTAAGCAATGAAGACTGTGAATCCCTGATTCAGAACGTAGGACTTTCGCTGGATTATCTGGACCGTCCGGTGGAGAACCTATCGATCGGTGAACAACAACGCGTGGCGCTGGCCCAGACACTGGCCAATCATCCCCAGGTGCTTATGCTGGATGAGCCAACGTCCGCTCTCGATCCGACGGCCGTCTCGACGATCGAGCGATTGATTCAATCCATCAACCGGGAAATGAAATCCGCCATCCTGTGGGTGACTCACGACGTAACGCAGGCGGTGCGGTTCAATGCGCCAACTTTGATTCTCGTGGACGGAGAAATCGTGGCTGAAGGGAATATCCGGGAATTGATGGCTTCCGGTCAAAATGAAATGCTAGAGCGGTTTTTTAAGGGAACGCTGAATCACGACCCGGAGGAAAAACAACAAGGAGATACCGATGGAAAATGA
- the nadA gene encoding quinolinate synthase A has protein sequence MITAEGLYEKLKDIHVGNPICRFTQENCRLLLPIIRRIEELKRKKNAIILAHNYVAPQILFGVADHTGDSYGLSKVARGSTAEVIVFSAVRFMAETAKILNPEKTVLDPNPNGGCSLADGITEADVKRLRQEYPDHTFVCYINTTARVKAECDVCVTSSNVYSIIERIENDKIYFLPDRLMGENVKKFLQRKGIEKNIEVYDGTCYVHEEYEPASVDQVRRNFPETEILVHPECRPSVVDKADFVGSTTGMLDHVRKSQGDSFFLLTECGLTGILESEFPEKKFVGSCTTCRYMKSNSLEDILKVLENPGPEHTIELSPDVQQKALRCVERMFEYTEPR, from the coding sequence ATGATCACAGCAGAAGGGTTGTATGAAAAATTAAAGGACATTCATGTCGGCAATCCCATTTGCCGGTTCACGCAAGAGAACTGCCGGCTCCTCCTCCCCATCATCCGCCGGATCGAAGAACTCAAACGGAAAAAAAACGCCATCATTCTGGCGCACAACTATGTGGCCCCACAAATTCTGTTCGGGGTGGCGGATCACACGGGCGATTCTTACGGATTGTCGAAAGTGGCGAGAGGGTCCACAGCCGAAGTGATCGTGTTTTCGGCGGTGCGCTTTATGGCGGAGACGGCGAAGATTCTCAACCCGGAAAAAACGGTGCTCGACCCCAACCCCAATGGTGGATGCTCATTGGCCGATGGAATCACCGAAGCCGATGTGAAGCGTCTGCGCCAGGAATATCCCGATCACACCTTTGTCTGCTATATCAATACCACCGCCCGGGTCAAGGCTGAGTGCGATGTCTGTGTGACCTCTTCCAATGTGTATTCGATCATCGAGCGGATCGAAAATGACAAGATCTATTTTCTGCCCGATCGTCTGATGGGAGAGAATGTGAAAAAATTTCTTCAGAGAAAAGGGATCGAAAAGAATATCGAGGTTTATGACGGTACCTGTTACGTGCATGAAGAATATGAGCCGGCGAGTGTCGATCAGGTGCGCAGAAATTTCCCGGAGACAGAAATTCTGGTCCATCCTGAGTGCCGCCCAAGCGTGGTGGATAAAGCCGATTTCGTTGGCAGCACCACCGGCATGCTGGACCATGTGCGAAAGTCCCAGGGCGATTCGTTTTTCCTTTTGACCGAGTGCGGTCTGACGGGAATCTTGGAGTCGGAATTTCCTGAGAAAAAATTCGTCGGCAGTTGCACCACCTGCCGCTACATGAAATCAAATTCCCTGGAGGACATTCTCAAAGTCCTCGAAAACCCCGGACCGGAACACACCATCGAGTTGTCTCCGGATGTCCAGCAAAAAGCCCTCCGATGTGTCGAACGCATGTTCGAATACACAGAACCGCGATAA
- a CDS encoding histidine triad nucleotide-binding protein, whose product MENCLFCKINQGEIPAEKVYDGDGIFAIQDINPQAPVHLLIIPKKHFSTLLEIEAGDHSLIGSIFGVANDLAKERKLDQSGFRIAANCGEDGGQSVYHIHYHLLGGRAMKWPPG is encoded by the coding sequence ATGGAAAACTGCCTGTTTTGTAAAATCAACCAGGGGGAAATTCCCGCGGAAAAAGTTTACGACGGGGACGGGATTTTTGCGATCCAGGATATCAACCCGCAGGCTCCGGTTCATCTGCTCATCATTCCCAAAAAACATTTTTCCACGCTGTTGGAAATTGAAGCCGGCGACCATTCCCTGATCGGCTCGATTTTTGGGGTGGCCAACGACCTGGCAAAGGAAAGAAAACTCGATCAGTCCGGATTTCGCATTGCGGCCAATTGCGGGGAGGATGGCGGGCAATCGGTGTATCATATCCATTACCACCTTTTAGGCGGACGCGCCATGAAATGGCCTCCGGGATGA
- the pafA gene encoding Pup--protein ligase gives MKKRIYGIETEYGLLIKDNEFRYDPVEIANRIKNHVFSNKMGVLDLHYRANDEPPGNGGFLANGGRLYLDMGHLEYASPECSNLVDLITYDRAGDQLVQDAVEDLGWSDQVAIIKNNVDLETNATFGCHENYLVSRSFPFDERDNLKILSAFLVTRQIYCGAGRIGACNPHPFRDWDGISMEVDDEEQVDFQISQRADHIPNEFYRWVQYNRAIVNTRDEPLSDPSKYRRIHLLVGDSNMSEFATAMKMGVTGLMLDLVDQGFAKREWILAESVGAMRSISRDQDFKWEITMRDGNRSNALELQLDILDTAKKYLGGSTHEADWILTHWESVLKDIPKGPEALLGRVDWASKYWMLSEFKKEENIAWQDPWLKSQDLEYHNLNRQSGLYWGLEESGDAFRKTSDAAIAHSKTNPPKGTRADGRGELIRALMGTHAGYLIDWIGFRLSKNEEPFLMLDPFVSYKSEIRSYLESMDLLPPAEEQNSL, from the coding sequence ATGAAAAAACGCATCTACGGGATAGAAACGGAGTACGGGCTTCTCATCAAGGACAATGAGTTCCGTTACGATCCGGTCGAAATCGCCAACCGCATCAAGAACCACGTTTTCTCTAACAAGATGGGGGTGCTGGACCTGCATTACCGGGCCAACGACGAGCCGCCCGGCAACGGCGGTTTTCTGGCCAACGGAGGCCGGTTGTATCTGGATATGGGGCATTTGGAATACGCATCGCCCGAATGTTCCAATCTGGTGGATCTGATCACTTACGACCGGGCGGGTGATCAACTGGTTCAGGACGCTGTGGAGGATCTGGGCTGGTCCGATCAGGTGGCTATCATAAAAAACAATGTCGATCTGGAGACCAACGCCACCTTCGGCTGTCATGAAAATTATCTGGTCAGCCGGTCATTTCCTTTTGACGAGCGGGACAATTTAAAAATTCTCTCGGCCTTTCTGGTGACCCGGCAAATCTATTGCGGCGCAGGGCGGATCGGGGCGTGCAACCCGCATCCGTTTCGGGATTGGGACGGCATCTCCATGGAAGTCGATGACGAAGAACAGGTGGACTTTCAGATTTCGCAACGGGCGGATCACATTCCCAACGAGTTTTACCGGTGGGTGCAGTACAACCGGGCGATCGTCAATACACGCGACGAACCGCTTTCCGATCCCAGTAAATACCGGCGCATTCATCTTCTGGTCGGCGATTCCAATATGAGCGAGTTTGCCACCGCCATGAAAATGGGCGTCACCGGTCTGATGCTGGATTTGGTGGACCAGGGTTTTGCCAAGCGGGAATGGATACTGGCGGAGTCGGTCGGGGCGATGCGCTCGATTTCACGCGATCAGGATTTCAAATGGGAAATCACCATGCGCGACGGCAACCGGAGCAACGCTTTGGAATTACAGCTGGACATTCTGGACACTGCAAAAAAATATCTGGGCGGCTCCACGCACGAAGCGGACTGGATTTTGACGCACTGGGAATCTGTGTTGAAAGACATTCCCAAGGGACCGGAAGCTCTCCTGGGAAGGGTGGACTGGGCCAGCAAATATTGGATGCTTTCGGAATTCAAAAAAGAAGAAAACATCGCCTGGCAGGACCCCTGGCTGAAAAGTCAGGACCTGGAGTATCATAATTTGAACCGCCAATCGGGGCTTTACTGGGGCCTGGAGGAAAGCGGCGATGCGTTTCGAAAAACCAGCGATGCGGCGATCGCACATTCAAAAACCAATCCGCCCAAGGGAACCCGGGCCGACGGGCGCGGGGAGTTGATCCGGGCATTGATGGGGACCCACGCCGGTTATCTCATCGATTGGATCGGATTCCGCTTGAGTAAAAATGAAGAACCCTTTCTCATGCTGGACCCGTTCGTCTCGTACAAATCCGAAATTCGTTCCTACCTGGAAAGTATGGATTTGCTTCCCCCTGCGGAAGAGCAAAATTCCCTTTAA
- the prcB gene encoding proteasome subunit beta: MKSQEDPLHTSGDFFELLQKSGYRLHAHLKNYDGAGKVTVPNATTVLAFHFKDGVMMAGDRRATAGNSIMYERCDKVIPIDDYSLMAIAGVPATAFEMARILSHNFEYYRRSQMQSMSTEGKIRALSKLLKENVGMALQGVGAVSPIFATYDLRNKKPLIYFYDMLGADFRILTHCATGSGSPMIRGILEHEDLWGKKPLVERSESEATKLAIRLLQTAAQFDSATGQARPEDKLFPVISTVTEDGYRFIPEEDMPNIYQKSMSRG; this comes from the coding sequence ATGAAATCTCAAGAAGACCCACTTCATACGTCCGGCGATTTCTTTGAGCTTTTGCAAAAGTCAGGCTACCGCTTACACGCCCATTTGAAGAATTACGATGGAGCCGGAAAAGTCACCGTGCCGAATGCCACCACCGTTCTGGCGTTTCATTTTAAGGACGGCGTGATGATGGCCGGTGACCGCCGCGCCACGGCAGGTAACAGTATCATGTATGAGCGCTGCGACAAGGTGATTCCCATCGACGACTATTCTCTGATGGCGATTGCCGGAGTGCCGGCGACGGCGTTTGAAATGGCACGTATTCTGTCTCATAATTTTGAGTATTACCGGCGCTCTCAAATGCAGTCGATGAGCACCGAAGGAAAAATCCGGGCGCTGTCAAAACTGCTCAAAGAAAACGTGGGCATGGCGCTTCAGGGCGTGGGCGCGGTGAGCCCGATTTTTGCCACTTACGATTTAAGAAATAAAAAACCTTTGATCTATTTCTATGACATGCTGGGCGCGGATTTTCGTATTCTCACTCATTGCGCGACAGGATCGGGGTCTCCGATGATTCGCGGCATCCTGGAACATGAAGACCTTTGGGGGAAGAAGCCCCTCGTGGAGCGCAGCGAATCGGAAGCGACGAAGCTGGCCATTCGCCTTTTGCAAACCGCCGCGCAGTTTGATTCCGCCACCGGTCAGGCGCGCCCGGAAGACAAACTGTTCCCGGTCATCTCCACGGTCACCGAAGACGGGTATCGTTTTATCCCTGAAGAGGATATGCCAAATATTTATCAAAAATCCATGAGTCGGGGGTAA
- a CDS encoding proteasome accessory factor PafA2, with product MSDIVPLMGIETEYGIIREDVESSDPVEESMQLLQRCEIPSVFRAWSYRRENSHLDLRGFKVPSLAQDEEEDEFCAEDRKRPYSYWEMKCDRVLVNGARFYNDHTHPEYTTPECNSVFQLVTHDLAGERIVAECARLRNQDLGQNVVQLFKNNTDYSGHSYGTHDNFLIPRNLPFDDWVCGLVAFLVTRQLYAGAGKVGSENRKGPEFSGLQLSQRSDFIESLLSIETMTQRPIINTRDEPHAVKEKYRRLHLILGDANMSAYATALRVGTTRLVLSLVGEQKLPHPPELGDPVQDVKRVSLDKTGKGLLKTVSGQTITPLEIQNFYLDAVEGNYKGRCKETDWIIHEWRRTLHELENSPEKLSDRIDWAIKEKLFTQFLEEEKIGWDDPWLKSLDLEYHNLDPDRGLYRGLEQDENVLKLFAEEDVTQAVRQPPDGTRAMIRGLVVQNELDNIEKIHWTGVEFKQGDDLDLSQVITPADVEKMLNSKKEQFAWI from the coding sequence ATGAGTGACATCGTTCCCCTGATGGGGATTGAAACCGAATACGGAATCATCCGCGAAGATGTGGAGTCCTCGGACCCGGTGGAGGAATCCATGCAATTGCTTCAGCGTTGCGAGATTCCCAGTGTGTTTCGGGCCTGGTCTTACCGGCGGGAAAATTCGCATCTGGATCTTCGCGGTTTTAAAGTCCCGTCTCTGGCGCAGGACGAAGAAGAAGACGAGTTTTGCGCCGAGGACCGCAAGCGGCCGTATTCCTATTGGGAGATGAAGTGCGATCGGGTGCTGGTCAATGGAGCGCGTTTTTACAACGATCACACGCACCCGGAATACACCACGCCGGAATGCAACAGCGTTTTTCAGTTGGTGACCCATGATTTGGCGGGTGAAAGGATCGTCGCAGAATGTGCGCGGTTGCGCAATCAGGATCTTGGGCAAAATGTCGTGCAGTTGTTTAAGAACAACACCGATTACAGCGGCCACAGTTATGGAACGCACGACAACTTTCTCATTCCCAGGAACCTGCCGTTTGACGATTGGGTTTGTGGCCTCGTTGCCTTTTTAGTGACGCGTCAGCTTTATGCCGGAGCGGGCAAGGTGGGGTCTGAAAACCGCAAGGGACCGGAGTTTTCCGGGCTCCAGCTCAGCCAGCGCTCCGATTTTATTGAAAGTCTTCTGAGCATCGAGACGATGACTCAGCGTCCCATCATTAATACACGGGATGAGCCGCATGCAGTAAAGGAAAAATACCGGAGACTGCATCTGATTTTAGGCGACGCCAATATGTCCGCTTATGCCACGGCCTTAAGAGTCGGGACCACGCGGCTGGTGCTTTCGTTGGTTGGTGAGCAAAAACTTCCCCATCCTCCGGAGTTGGGCGATCCCGTTCAGGATGTGAAGCGGGTCTCCCTGGATAAAACCGGGAAAGGCTTGCTCAAAACGGTCTCGGGGCAGACGATCACGCCGCTTGAAATTCAAAATTTCTATCTGGATGCCGTTGAGGGAAATTATAAGGGGCGCTGTAAGGAAACCGATTGGATCATTCACGAATGGCGCCGGACCCTGCATGAATTGGAGAACAGCCCGGAAAAGCTTTCGGATCGCATCGACTGGGCGATCAAGGAAAAACTGTTCACTCAGTTTCTGGAGGAAGAAAAAATAGGTTGGGACGATCCTTGGCTGAAGAGCCTCGATCTGGAATACCATAACCTGGACCCGGACCGGGGTCTCTACCGCGGATTGGAACAGGATGAAAACGTGTTGAAACTATTTGCTGAAGAAGATGTGACGCAGGCGGTTCGCCAGCCTCCGGACGGGACCCGGGCGATGATTCGCGGCCTGGTGGTCCAGAACGAATTGGACAATATTGAAAAAATTCATTGGACCGGGGTGGAGTTTAAACAAGGCGATGATCTGGATCTATCGCAGGTGATCACCCCCGCCGATGTGGAAAAAATGCTTAACTCAAAAAAGGAGCAGTTCGCATGGATATGA
- the arc gene encoding proteasome-associated ATPase produces MGDQTHIIELIDQILEETSAQPNLQEKIFDLRDALFHSQQMVQQLSLKIKTLEETVEKLKSPAHRIGTVLGEGENGLYRLVVGGTEYQAAVSPELVENDSLKTGDQVALNEGFVAITKLPLPAQGPLVKITSKLANGQWLVTGSSAGSENMALHHDDLDPASLKEGEEVFLDPNQKVILGKLAKRESKGFTDDDYSPVDWNQVGGQEKMIEEVRKVIEYPILHKEILSQMEYQMPKGFLFYGPPGCGKTLMGRAILTEVIRKLSGKEEKDLQGRFIHVKGPEILNMWLGESERKIREIFQKARDYREKGQVPFIFIDEAESVLGTRQASRGLNISNTLVPMFCAEMDGIQSLRDTVVILATNRPDLIDPAILRPGRIDRKIKVGRPDRKDCKAILKVYLKESFPMEHKNFEDMAEPFLEKLFQRTPDQEVLVLTLRSGDFKKLYWKDFISGAVIESIVKRAKEQAIERAIIGKELQITVEDLLKCLETEFTESSLLPAESNLEDWLQLLDMESRHVVRVRKPNQSDRQAETTIRRSII; encoded by the coding sequence ATGGGCGACCAAACCCACATCATAGAGTTGATCGATCAGATCCTTGAGGAAACCTCCGCGCAACCGAATCTGCAGGAAAAGATTTTCGATTTGCGCGATGCCTTGTTTCATTCCCAGCAAATGGTTCAGCAATTATCTTTGAAGATCAAGACCCTTGAGGAAACGGTAGAAAAATTAAAATCTCCCGCCCATCGCATCGGAACGGTATTGGGAGAAGGGGAAAACGGCCTTTATCGCCTGGTCGTCGGCGGCACGGAGTATCAGGCCGCTGTCTCGCCGGAGTTGGTAGAAAACGATTCGCTGAAAACAGGGGATCAGGTGGCGCTCAATGAAGGCTTTGTCGCCATTACCAAATTGCCTTTGCCCGCGCAGGGGCCCCTGGTCAAAATCACGAGTAAGCTCGCTAATGGTCAGTGGCTGGTCACCGGCTCCAGCGCAGGATCAGAAAATATGGCGCTCCATCATGACGATCTCGACCCCGCCTCTTTGAAAGAGGGTGAAGAAGTGTTTCTGGATCCCAACCAGAAAGTGATTTTGGGAAAACTTGCCAAGCGCGAATCCAAAGGGTTCACCGATGATGACTATAGCCCGGTGGATTGGAATCAGGTGGGCGGTCAGGAAAAAATGATCGAAGAAGTCCGCAAAGTGATCGAGTATCCTATTCTTCACAAAGAAATTTTAAGTCAGATGGAATACCAGATGCCCAAGGGATTTTTATTTTATGGGCCTCCCGGCTGTGGGAAGACTTTGATGGGAAGAGCCATATTGACAGAAGTCATCCGCAAACTTTCCGGCAAGGAAGAAAAAGATCTGCAAGGAAGATTCATTCACGTCAAAGGCCCGGAGATCTTGAACATGTGGCTGGGCGAATCGGAACGGAAAATCCGCGAAATTTTCCAGAAGGCTCGCGATTATAGAGAAAAGGGACAAGTTCCTTTCATCTTTATTGATGAAGCGGAATCTGTTTTAGGAACCCGGCAGGCCAGCCGCGGTTTGAATATTTCCAATACGCTGGTGCCGATGTTCTGCGCCGAGATGGACGGCATTCAATCTTTGCGGGACACGGTTGTCATCCTGGCCACCAATCGCCCGGATCTTATTGATCCCGCTATCTTGCGTCCTGGGAGAATCGACCGTAAGATCAAAGTGGGACGGCCGGACCGCAAGGATTGCAAGGCCATCCTCAAGGTGTATCTCAAGGAAAGCTTTCCGATGGAGCATAAAAACTTTGAGGATATGGCCGAACCGTTTCTGGAAAAATTGTTTCAGCGGACTCCGGATCAGGAAGTTCTGGTTTTGACGCTTCGTAGCGGCGACTTCAAAAAACTCTATTGGAAAGATTTTATTTCCGGAGCGGTGATTGAAAGCATTGTGAAACGCGCCAAGGAACAAGCGATCGAGCGAGCCATCATCGGTAAGGAACTGCAAATCACGGTAGAGGATCTATTGAAATGTCTGGAGACGGAGTTCACGGAAAGCAGTCTTCTGCCCGCCGAATCGAATCTTGAAGACTGGTTGCAATTGCTGGATATGGAGTCGCGCCATGTGGTCCGGGTTCGCAAACCGAATCAGTCGGACCGTCAGGCTGAGACCACCATTAGACGGTCGATCATATGA
- the dinG gene encoding helicase, which yields MIFNDSNHFLEEHGHFSSRMPGFEYRPQQVEMAEAIQRSLVKGQHLIVEAGTGTGKSLAYLIPAILWAVENNKKVAISTYTKTLQQQILNHDIPLLQEELGIPFRYALCLGHENYLSLRRLKRAGQAGLFTAPEEDGQMQAVFDWVGNTSTGLKNDLPFQVLPSVWEEVGRQKDQCLGKNCETYDSCFYFKARKKWFGAHLLIVNHHLFFANVASSGAVLPAFDAVVFDEAQNVEDAATSFLGLEISNSNLYYFLDRLYNPKTKRGVLTRLEHELVPAIRRQVILVRQAVDGFFTRMLEEFGKTERVLRLYKPLVVDNTIYVPLKELHEQLQTLEGRLQSGEDQLDASAAATRCFEFNNTLSAFLNQHFPDYVYWLEVAQRKRFCKIVLRGVPVNIAGPLKEQVFDKIDRMVLTSATLTTEGEFDFIKERIGLEPKEELVLDSPFDYASQALLYVPADMPDPTAKVEVYVERVADRCRELIRATGGKTFILFTSYAVLNRVYEKLEDLGRFYPLLKQGDLPTGHMIERFKEIPSVIFGTSSFWQGVDIPGEALTSVIITKLPFDVPKEPLTEARLEDLKKRSIDPFRHYQIPRAIIQLKQGFGRLIRKQTDTGIVSILDSRVRNRGYGKKFLASLPPARVVDDLDEVSRFLSQRPEVETAIKKLQTG from the coding sequence ATGATATTTAATGATTCGAACCACTTCCTGGAAGAGCACGGGCATTTTTCCAGCCGCATGCCGGGTTTTGAATACCGTCCCCAGCAGGTGGAAATGGCGGAAGCGATTCAACGATCCCTGGTTAAGGGACAGCACCTGATCGTTGAGGCGGGGACCGGGACCGGGAAGAGCTTAGCCTATTTGATTCCCGCCATTTTGTGGGCGGTTGAAAATAACAAGAAAGTGGCCATCTCCACCTACACCAAAACCCTGCAACAACAAATCCTGAACCACGACATTCCCCTGCTACAGGAAGAACTGGGGATTCCTTTCCGGTATGCGCTGTGTCTGGGCCATGAGAACTATCTGTCCCTTAGGCGATTGAAGCGGGCCGGCCAGGCGGGTCTGTTCACCGCTCCTGAAGAAGACGGACAGATGCAGGCGGTTTTCGACTGGGTGGGAAATACCTCCACAGGGTTAAAAAATGATTTGCCGTTTCAGGTCCTTCCTTCTGTCTGGGAAGAGGTGGGAAGGCAGAAGGACCAGTGTCTGGGAAAGAACTGCGAAACGTATGACTCCTGTTTTTATTTTAAAGCCCGCAAAAAATGGTTCGGCGCGCATTTACTCATCGTCAATCATCATTTATTTTTCGCCAACGTGGCCAGCAGTGGGGCCGTTCTTCCGGCATTCGATGCGGTGGTGTTTGATGAAGCGCAGAATGTTGAAGACGCAGCGACGTCTTTTCTCGGCCTTGAGATTTCCAATTCCAATCTTTATTACTTTCTCGACCGGTTGTACAACCCGAAAACCAAACGCGGCGTGCTCACCCGGCTGGAGCATGAACTGGTTCCGGCAATCAGAAGACAGGTGATCCTGGTCCGGCAGGCGGTGGATGGATTTTTCACCCGCATGCTGGAGGAGTTTGGCAAAACCGAGCGGGTTTTGCGTTTGTACAAACCTTTGGTCGTAGACAACACGATTTATGTTCCCCTCAAGGAACTTCATGAACAATTACAGACTCTGGAGGGCCGTTTGCAATCCGGAGAAGATCAACTGGATGCTTCCGCCGCCGCGACCCGGTGTTTCGAATTCAACAATACCCTGTCGGCTTTTCTCAACCAGCATTTTCCGGATTACGTCTACTGGTTGGAAGTGGCGCAACGAAAACGTTTTTGTAAAATCGTCCTGCGCGGGGTTCCGGTGAACATTGCCGGACCCCTGAAAGAGCAGGTGTTCGATAAAATCGACCGGATGGTTTTAACCTCTGCGACGCTCACCACTGAGGGAGAATTTGACTTTATCAAGGAGCGTATTGGTCTGGAGCCTAAAGAGGAATTGGTTCTCGATTCGCCGTTCGACTACGCTTCCCAGGCGCTACTCTATGTTCCCGCTGACATGCCCGATCCAACGGCAAAAGTTGAGGTGTATGTGGAAAGGGTTGCGGACCGCTGCCGCGAACTCATACGGGCCACCGGCGGAAAAACATTTATCCTGTTCACCAGTTACGCGGTTTTGAACCGGGTTTATGAAAAACTGGAGGATCTGGGGCGCTTCTACCCACTTCTCAAGCAGGGGGACCTGCCGACCGGCCACATGATCGAACGGTTCAAGGAGATTCCGTCGGTTATTTTTGGAACCAGTTCGTTCTGGCAGGGGGTCGATATCCCCGGGGAAGCGTTGACCAGCGTGATCATCACCAAACTTCCCTTCGACGTTCCCAAGGAACCGCTCACCGAAGCCAGGCTGGAGGATTTAAAGAAACGCTCGATCGATCCTTTCAGGCATTATCAAATTCCCCGTGCCATCATCCAGTTGAAGCAGGGTTTCGGCAGATTGATACGCAAGCAAACCGATACCGGCATCGTTTCGATTTTAGATTCCCGAGTGCGCAATCGCGGATACGGAAAAAAGTTTTTGGCTTCTTTGCCGCCCGCGCGCGTGGTCGATGACCTGGATGAAGTGAGCCGGTTTTTGTCTCAAAGGCCAGAGGTGGAAACCGCAATTAAAAAACTGCAAACGGGATAA